A DNA window from Nitratidesulfovibrio sp. SRB-5 contains the following coding sequences:
- a CDS encoding peptidylprolyl isomerase, translated as MSNPVILLETSSGDILIELDAEKAPATVANFLSYVDSGFYKNTIFHRVIKDFMIQGGGLSVRMEEKPTNAPVRNEANNGLKNLRGTIAMARTADPHSAAAQFFINTVDNADLDHSEETAEGWGYCVFGQVIEGMDTVDKIQKLKIKPQGIHTDAPADMVVITGVSRFE; from the coding sequence ATGAGCAATCCCGTCATTCTGCTGGAAACCTCTTCCGGCGATATCCTCATCGAGCTTGATGCCGAAAAGGCCCCCGCCACCGTGGCCAACTTTTTGAGCTACGTGGATTCGGGCTTCTACAAGAACACCATCTTCCACCGGGTCATCAAGGACTTCATGATCCAGGGCGGCGGCCTTTCCGTGCGCATGGAAGAAAAGCCCACCAACGCCCCGGTGCGCAACGAGGCCAACAACGGCCTCAAGAACCTGCGCGGCACCATCGCCATGGCCCGCACGGCGGACCCGCACAGCGCGGCGGCCCAGTTCTTCATCAACACCGTGGACAACGCGGACCTCGACCACAGCGAAGAAACCGCAGAAGGCTGGGGCTACTGCGTGTTCGGCCAGGTCATCGAGGGCATGGACACCGTGGACAAGATCCAGAAGCTGAAGATCAAGCCCCAGGGCATCCACACCGACGCCCCGGCGGACATGGTGGTCATCACCGGCGTGAGCCGCTTCGAATAG
- a CDS encoding FAD-dependent oxidoreductase, with translation MKLSVSNSRGKDAADRDWFIPEDGRKQLTQLFAKLPNPVVLDVFTDGDEKNAFNGYTRRFAEDISLLVDKISMHHHALDSEEAKRRDVTLSPTLFVGTGEADPALDYRIRFTGAPLGEEGRALVESIFLVSLRQSGLTETSRRILSELKEPRKPRVFSSPGCPYCPGQFMHAAKCAIERPGLVEAECVNSDEFPDLSKKYGVGSVPHTQYDDAHKAIGLMPEERFVLELVTLKSADDLMREHGMEPGHEGHDHAHGAHGMDPEGLDVVETDMVVLGAGPAGLSAAIYGERSGMKTVVLDKSVVGGQVTVTPVVENYPGFTDIAGLKLVEVLSAHARQYATVREGETVHEVKIGKFIEVYTNRAVYLCKALVFATGAQWRKLDAPGEGRFYGRGVSYCASCDGFMYRGKRVAMIGGGNSALTDALHLKNLGADVTIIHRRDSFRAEKALQDSLEREGIAVIWDTVVEEILGDTVAPVREGDGGDGKDAAPGTAPAEPDTGVVRGIRVRNVKTDAVSELPFDGVFVAIGHIPNSEQAAELGVVLEKDGSIKVDRHMRTNIPRIYAAGDVTGGVRQIVTAVGSGATAALAAFEDTQNPYWKKKGD, from the coding sequence ATGAAGCTCAGCGTATCCAACTCTCGCGGCAAGGATGCCGCCGACCGCGACTGGTTCATCCCCGAGGACGGGCGCAAGCAGCTGACCCAGCTGTTCGCCAAGCTGCCGAACCCCGTGGTGCTCGACGTGTTCACCGACGGCGACGAAAAGAACGCCTTCAACGGCTACACCCGCCGCTTTGCCGAAGACATTTCGCTGCTCGTCGACAAGATTTCCATGCACCACCACGCGCTGGATTCCGAGGAAGCCAAGCGGCGCGACGTTACCCTGTCGCCCACCCTGTTCGTGGGCACCGGCGAGGCGGACCCGGCGCTGGATTACCGCATCCGCTTCACCGGAGCCCCGCTGGGCGAGGAAGGCCGGGCGCTGGTGGAATCCATCTTTCTGGTGTCGCTGCGCCAGTCGGGCCTTACGGAAACCTCGCGACGCATCCTGTCGGAGCTGAAGGAACCGCGCAAACCCCGCGTGTTTTCCTCTCCGGGGTGCCCGTACTGCCCCGGCCAGTTCATGCACGCGGCCAAATGCGCCATCGAGCGCCCCGGCCTGGTGGAGGCGGAATGCGTCAATTCCGACGAATTCCCCGACCTGTCCAAGAAGTACGGCGTGGGCTCGGTGCCGCACACCCAGTACGACGACGCGCACAAGGCCATCGGCCTGATGCCGGAAGAACGCTTCGTGCTGGAACTGGTCACCCTGAAGAGCGCGGACGATCTGATGCGCGAGCACGGCATGGAACCCGGCCACGAAGGGCATGACCATGCCCACGGCGCCCACGGCATGGACCCCGAGGGGCTGGACGTGGTGGAAACCGACATGGTGGTGCTGGGCGCGGGCCCGGCGGGTCTTTCCGCCGCCATCTACGGAGAGCGCAGCGGCATGAAGACCGTGGTGCTGGACAAGTCCGTGGTGGGCGGCCAGGTGACCGTGACCCCGGTGGTGGAAAACTACCCCGGCTTCACCGACATTGCCGGGCTGAAGCTGGTGGAGGTGCTTTCCGCACACGCCCGCCAGTACGCCACCGTGCGCGAGGGCGAAACGGTGCACGAGGTGAAGATCGGCAAGTTCATCGAGGTGTACACCAACCGCGCGGTTTACCTGTGCAAGGCGCTGGTGTTCGCCACCGGGGCGCAGTGGCGCAAGCTGGACGCGCCGGGCGAGGGCCGCTTTTACGGGCGGGGCGTGTCGTACTGCGCCTCGTGCGACGGGTTCATGTACCGGGGCAAGCGGGTGGCCATGATCGGCGGGGGCAATTCCGCGCTGACCGATGCGCTGCACCTGAAGAACCTGGGCGCGGACGTGACCATCATCCACCGGCGCGACAGCTTCCGGGCCGAGAAGGCCCTGCAGGATTCGCTGGAGCGTGAAGGCATCGCCGTGATCTGGGATACCGTGGTGGAAGAGATACTGGGCGACACCGTGGCCCCCGTGCGCGAGGGCGACGGCGGGGACGGCAAGGATGCGGCCCCCGGAACGGCCCCGGCAGAGCCGGATACCGGCGTGGTGCGCGGCATCCGCGTGCGCAACGTGAAGACCGATGCAGTCAGCGAACTTCCCTTCGACGGGGTGTTCGTGGCCATCGGGCACATCCCCAATTCCGAACAGGCGGCGGAGCTTGGCGTGGTGCTGGAAAAGGACGGCTCCATCAAGGTGGACCGGCACATGCGCACCAACATCCCGCGCATCTACGCGGCGGGCGACGTGACCGGCGGCGTGCGCCAGATCGTCACCGCCGTGGGCAGCGGGGCCACGGCGGCGCTGGCCGCGTTCGAGGATACCCAGAATCCGTACTGGAAGAAGAAGGGGGATTGA
- a CDS encoding acetate uptake transporter produces the protein METKLANPAPLGLMGFGMTTILLNIHNAGFFPISSMILAMGIFYGGIAQVIAGIMEFRKGNTFGTTAFTSYGLFWLTLVALIVMPKLGWAEPTPHAYMGFYLAMWGLFTFFMFLGTLKGKTTLKFIFLSLTVLFALLAIRDFTGSELIGTIAGWEGIVCGASACYLAMAEVLHEQYGRVVLPY, from the coding sequence ATGGAGACCAAACTGGCCAACCCGGCCCCGCTCGGGCTCATGGGCTTCGGGATGACCACCATCCTGCTGAACATCCACAACGCGGGCTTCTTTCCCATCAGCTCGATGATCCTCGCCATGGGCATCTTCTACGGCGGCATCGCGCAGGTCATCGCGGGCATCATGGAGTTCAGGAAGGGCAACACCTTCGGCACCACCGCCTTCACCTCGTACGGCCTGTTCTGGCTGACGCTGGTGGCGCTGATCGTCATGCCCAAGCTGGGCTGGGCCGAACCCACCCCGCACGCCTACATGGGCTTCTACCTGGCCATGTGGGGGCTGTTCACCTTCTTCATGTTCCTGGGCACCCTGAAGGGCAAGACCACGCTGAAGTTCATCTTCCTGTCGCTGACCGTGCTGTTCGCCCTGCTGGCCATCCGCGATTTTACCGGCAGCGAGCTCATCGGCACCATCGCCGGGTGGGAAGGCATCGTGTGCGGTGCCAGCGCGTGTTACCTGGCCATGGCCGAGGTGCTGCACGAGCAGTATGGACGGGTGGTGCTGCCGTACTAG
- a CDS encoding class II fumarate hydratase, with protein MPQTPDQPHLPRTPHQADMPHQANGPHRPGQPTAAQPEARPGHRLERDSMGLVEVEQGRLWGAQTQRSLDNFRIGADRMPLAVVHALARIKKAAALVNRDLGLLPSPPPPPGQSQPNQPGLPHMAEAIARAADEVLAGMHDDHFPLSVWQTGSGTQTNMNVNEVLANRATQLLAEAAHAAAPGGHPPVQPPIHPPIHPPIHPNDHVNRCQSSNDAFPAAMHLAAALALRDDLLPGVRHLRDALRAKAAACADIVKIGRTHLQDAVPLTLGDEMSGWAAQLDACLEGLDAAMPHLCRLALGGTAVGTGLNAHPAFAPRAIALLADMTGLPLVPAPNPFAALAAHDGLVLTSGALRALATALLKIANDVRWLASGPRCGIGELRLPENEPGSSIMPGKVNPTQCEALTMVAVQVMGLDVAVGMAGSQGNFELNVFKPLIIHNVLTSMRLLADGCRSFADHAVAGMQPDRAGIAAHVGRSLMLVTALAPVVGYDRAAQAAHRAHARDITLREACLEMQLLDGAAFDAAVDPLRMARPHEGHEG; from the coding sequence ATGCCCCAAACGCCAGACCAGCCCCATCTGCCCCGCACGCCGCACCAGGCGGACATGCCCCATCAGGCGAACGGGCCGCACCGGCCCGGACAGCCCACCGCCGCCCAGCCCGAGGCCCGGCCCGGTCACCGGCTGGAGCGGGACAGCATGGGCCTTGTGGAGGTGGAGCAAGGGCGCCTGTGGGGCGCGCAGACCCAGCGTTCGCTGGACAATTTCCGCATCGGGGCTGACCGCATGCCCCTGGCCGTGGTGCATGCGCTGGCGCGCATCAAGAAGGCCGCCGCACTGGTCAACCGCGACCTTGGCCTGCTGCCCTCTCCTCCGCCCCCGCCCGGACAGTCCCAGCCCAATCAGCCGGGCCTGCCGCATATGGCCGAGGCCATCGCCCGCGCCGCCGACGAGGTGCTGGCAGGCATGCACGACGACCACTTTCCGCTCTCCGTCTGGCAGACCGGCAGCGGCACCCAGACCAACATGAACGTCAACGAGGTGCTGGCCAACCGGGCCACGCAACTGCTGGCGGAGGCCGCGCACGCCGCCGCGCCCGGTGGCCATCCCCCCGTTCAGCCCCCAATCCATCCCCCCATTCATCCCCCCATTCATCCCAATGACCACGTGAACCGCTGCCAGTCGTCCAACGACGCCTTTCCGGCGGCCATGCACCTTGCCGCCGCGCTGGCCCTGCGCGACGATCTGCTGCCCGGCGTGCGCCACCTGCGCGATGCGTTGCGGGCCAAGGCCGCCGCATGCGCGGACATCGTGAAGATAGGCCGCACCCACCTGCAGGACGCCGTGCCCCTGACCCTGGGCGACGAGATGTCCGGCTGGGCCGCCCAACTGGACGCCTGTCTGGAAGGGCTGGACGCGGCCATGCCCCATCTGTGCCGCCTGGCCCTGGGCGGCACCGCCGTGGGCACCGGGCTGAACGCGCATCCCGCCTTTGCCCCGCGCGCCATCGCCCTGCTGGCCGACATGACCGGGCTGCCGCTGGTGCCCGCGCCCAACCCCTTTGCCGCGCTGGCCGCCCACGACGGGCTGGTGCTGACCAGCGGCGCCCTGCGCGCGCTGGCCACGGCCCTGCTGAAGATAGCCAACGACGTGCGCTGGCTGGCGTCCGGCCCGCGCTGCGGCATCGGTGAACTGCGCCTGCCCGAGAACGAGCCCGGCTCGTCCATCATGCCCGGCAAGGTCAACCCCACCCAGTGCGAGGCCCTGACCATGGTGGCCGTGCAGGTCATGGGGCTGGACGTGGCCGTGGGCATGGCCGGGTCGCAGGGAAATTTCGAGCTGAACGTTTTCAAGCCGCTGATAATCCACAACGTGCTCACGTCCATGCGCCTGCTGGCCGACGGGTGCCGCTCGTTCGCGGACCATGCCGTGGCGGGCATGCAGCCCGACCGGGCGGGCATTGCCGCCCACGTGGGCCGCTCGCTGATGCTGGTCACCGCCCTTGCGCCCGTTGTCGGCTACGACCGGGCGGCGCAGGCGGCGCACCGTGCCCATGCGCGGGACATCACCCTGCGCGAGGCCTGCCTGGAAATGCAGTTGCTGGACGGCGCAGCATTCGACGCGGCGGTGGACCCGCTGCGCATGGCCAGACCGCACGAGGGGCACGAAGGATAG
- a CDS encoding glycosyltransferase — MRTVSVTLVTYTYDDHELVRGLLSSVTGWTAMPSAIVVIDDGSAQPFAPDLPEEVTQRLPAIEVVRVPENRGNTHARALGAARATTRFILSVDADIRFPAHWLAVCLPAAARPGVGMAGTAIRPRTGDDLLSRYLELTYTLNRGAAGSVPFLPGGAWLARREAFEAVGGFSGYQERYGQDAYLSRRLRDNGYLLWAVDGVEAFEVRRIGRLQMVSRGWRWQGHHMKAALDEGRPLDEVLNVVLYSMRERMLRSRAADPRLLYFDLLYALHALLDTVAHAARIAGQTPAQAGGEGARAALRHAAAAFLKPWPQLCAALCADLAELGHAPLPTDLAAAPPFDLAAALSFAVGNDELAAVCHGLGDVLG; from the coding sequence ATGCGCACGGTTTCCGTCACCCTGGTCACCTACACCTACGACGACCACGAACTGGTCCGGGGTCTGCTGTCGTCCGTCACCGGATGGACGGCCATGCCTTCGGCCATCGTGGTCATCGACGACGGCTCGGCGCAGCCCTTCGCGCCGGACTTGCCGGAAGAGGTGACCCAGCGCCTGCCCGCCATAGAGGTGGTGCGCGTGCCGGAAAACCGGGGCAACACCCACGCCCGCGCGCTGGGTGCGGCCCGCGCCACCACCCGGTTCATCCTTTCGGTGGATGCGGACATCCGCTTTCCCGCGCACTGGCTGGCGGTGTGCCTGCCCGCAGCGGCCCGGCCCGGCGTGGGCATGGCGGGCACGGCCATCCGCCCCCGCACCGGCGACGACCTGCTCTCGCGTTACCTGGAGCTTACCTATACCCTCAACCGTGGGGCCGCCGGTTCCGTTCCGTTCCTGCCTGGCGGAGCCTGGCTGGCCCGGCGCGAGGCCTTCGAGGCGGTGGGCGGCTTTTCCGGCTACCAGGAACGCTACGGCCAGGACGCCTACCTTTCGCGCCGCCTGCGCGACAACGGCTATCTGCTGTGGGCCGTGGACGGCGTCGAGGCTTTCGAGGTGCGGCGCATCGGGCGGTTGCAGATGGTGAGCCGGGGCTGGCGCTGGCAGGGGCACCACATGAAGGCCGCGCTGGACGAGGGCCGCCCGCTGGACGAGGTGCTGAACGTGGTGCTGTACTCCATGCGCGAACGCATGCTGCGCTCGCGCGCGGCAGACCCGCGTCTGCTCTATTTCGACCTGCTGTACGCCCTGCACGCCCTGCTCGACACCGTGGCCCATGCGGCCCGGATTGCGGGGCAAACCCCAGCCCAGGCTGGGGGCGAGGGCGCGCGCGCCGCGTTGCGCCATGCGGCGGCGGCCTTCCTGAAGCCCTGGCCTCAACTGTGCGCTGCCCTGTGCGCCGACCTGGCGGAACTGGGGCATGCCCCGCTGCCCACCGACCTTGCCGCCGCGCCCCCCTTCGATCTTGCCGCCGCGCTGTCCTTTGCCGTGGGCAACGATGAACTGGCGGCGGTGTGCCACGGCCTGGGTGACGTGCTGGGCTGA
- a CDS encoding pesticin C-terminus-like muramidase, which produces MWNNWLQGNGESYDDKRRGLYRQVRDTSRQAMGATTMQEWYRLFDGGLRSIRGFEHKGSKLPDNESDTLRQGFLRDMFEEARPDRFDDFWRFPRQQGDSGLELDARRLGMSVYGKPLGPSLDGRNTRPVPLEGLDGRYEGIAGHEPDMPGQPNQPSQPGAPGREGEPKPFDLDKEEGRELMVKRRKPDQQPVPNPVKLLSADGRARDASGFAPAGADGGASGGAGPAEQPGSRTTRPGTGNAQEGPLQRAARTFLEGAGPGPLTEPKVPEQPRPAEPAPAPTGGGKGAAPDAATPGKGGNGVLAVPDKPEDINRITADTLQKLEGNVLYAYIPMKDGKPMDNSSATIGAGIDTGQWSAEGLRGIGVDEEVINELSPLLGKNATQAKQEMESLKGKGKGVKLTAEQASHLNEKMTIHFKETAQQQYNTAPHNTDAQGKTIRKFEELPKEMQATITSVLYQHGSTEKFPKFWDHSTKGDWDGAIKELRNFSSNPDYKYHPRRNTEADLMQQGLDRLRQ; this is translated from the coding sequence ATGTGGAACAACTGGTTGCAAGGCAACGGCGAATCCTACGACGACAAGCGGCGCGGCCTGTACCGGCAGGTTCGGGACACCTCGCGCCAGGCCATGGGCGCCACCACCATGCAGGAGTGGTATCGGCTGTTCGATGGCGGGCTGCGCTCCATCCGGGGCTTCGAGCACAAAGGCAGCAAGCTGCCGGACAACGAATCCGACACGCTGCGGCAGGGCTTTCTGCGCGACATGTTCGAGGAGGCCCGGCCCGACCGCTTTGACGATTTCTGGCGCTTTCCCCGGCAGCAAGGCGACAGCGGGCTGGAACTGGACGCCAGGCGGCTCGGCATGTCCGTATACGGCAAGCCGCTGGGGCCGTCGCTGGATGGGCGCAACACCCGCCCCGTGCCCCTGGAGGGTCTCGACGGCAGGTACGAAGGCATCGCGGGGCACGAACCGGACATGCCCGGTCAGCCCAATCAGCCCAGTCAGCCCGGTGCGCCGGGTCGGGAGGGCGAACCGAAGCCGTTCGATCTGGACAAGGAGGAAGGGCGCGAGCTTATGGTCAAGCGCCGGAAGCCTGACCAGCAGCCCGTACCGAACCCCGTCAAGCTGCTGTCCGCCGACGGCAGGGCGCGCGATGCGTCCGGCTTTGCGCCTGCGGGGGCAGATGGCGGAGCCTCCGGCGGTGCGGGGCCTGCGGAACAACCGGGCAGCCGGACCACCCGCCCCGGCACGGGCAACGCGCAGGAAGGTCCGCTGCAACGCGCCGCGCGCACCTTTCTGGAAGGAGCAGGCCCCGGCCCGCTCACGGAGCCGAAGGTGCCGGAACAACCCCGGCCCGCCGAGCCGGCTCCCGCGCCCACGGGTGGCGGCAAGGGGGCCGCGCCCGATGCGGCAACGCCCGGCAAGGGCGGCAACGGCGTTCTAGCCGTCCCCGACAAGCCGGAAGACATCAACCGGATCACGGCGGACACGCTGCAAAAGCTGGAAGGCAACGTCCTGTACGCCTACATCCCCATGAAGGACGGCAAGCCCATGGACAACAGCAGCGCCACAATCGGGGCGGGCATCGACACGGGGCAGTGGAGCGCGGAGGGGTTGCGCGGAATCGGAGTGGATGAAGAAGTTATCAACGAGCTTTCCCCGCTGCTTGGAAAAAACGCCACGCAGGCAAAACAGGAAATGGAAAGTCTCAAAGGAAAGGGCAAGGGTGTCAAGCTCACCGCAGAACAGGCCAGCCACCTCAACGAGAAGATGACCATCCATTTCAAGGAAACGGCACAACAGCAGTATAACACCGCTCCACATAACACCGACGCCCAGGGCAAGACCATCCGCAAGTTCGAAGAACTGCCCAAGGAAATGCAGGCTACCATCACCTCGGTGCTCTACCAGCACGGCAGCACGGAGAAATTCCCCAAATTCTGGGATCATTCCACCAAGGGCGACTGGGACGGGGCCATCAAGGAATTGCGCAACTTCAGTTCCAACCCGGACTACAAGTACCACCCACGCCGCAACACGGAGGCCGACCTCATGCAACAGGGCCTGGACAGGCTGCGCCAATGA
- the topA gene encoding type I DNA topoisomerase, translating into MGKDLIIVESPAKVKTIKKFLGGNYAVHASVGHVRDLPTSELGVDEANGFAPRYQVIDGKQKVVSALKEAAAKADNVYLAPDPDREGEAIAWHVAELIRDKNTNIQRIQFNEITARAVKEALENPRELNRNLFDAQQARRVLDRLVGYKLSPLLWKKVKRGISAGRVQSVALRLIVDRETERRAFNPEEYWLFRARLAGATPPPFRADLHKLHGKKPAIGSAADAAAVEASMQGQPFVITGIDEKERQRQPQPPFITSTLQQSASQRLGYSAKRTMNIAQRLYEGVELGEAGTVALITYMRTDSVRIADEARDAAREFIAATWGGDHLPAKARQFKTKGGAQDAHEAIRPVDVSVTPDSVRHLLPPDQFQLYRLVWQRFVASQMAAARFHDTTVTIACGPVEWRAKGERLLFPGFLAASPQKEAQDGEEVAEGDLPKLSVGEELTALSVEKEQKFTQPPARYTEASLVRELEERGIGRPSTYAAIISTLLDRDYARLEEKHFAPTDLGAVVCDLLAGHFTTLMDVDFTAQMEGSLDKVAEGELDWVKLLEDFTGGFNPVLERAAQAMDTVKGGLPSGIDCELCGKPMVIKFGKAGTFLACSGYPACRNTKNFTRDEKGNIQVEQKLREEPEKVGTCPQCGGDLVLKKARTGSRFIACTKYPDCTYTAPFSTGIPCPREGCEGVLVEKSSKRGKIFYSCSAYPKCDYALWDWPVPGPCPDCNSPLLVIKNTRARGRHIACPEKTCKYSRDLDEDGGGEE; encoded by the coding sequence CAGCGTGGGCCACGTGCGCGACCTGCCCACCAGCGAACTGGGCGTCGACGAGGCCAACGGCTTTGCCCCCCGCTACCAGGTCATCGACGGCAAGCAGAAGGTGGTTTCCGCCCTCAAGGAAGCCGCCGCCAAGGCCGACAACGTGTACCTGGCGCCCGACCCCGACCGCGAGGGCGAGGCCATTGCCTGGCACGTGGCGGAACTGATCCGCGACAAGAACACCAACATCCAGCGCATCCAGTTCAACGAAATCACCGCCCGCGCGGTAAAGGAAGCGCTGGAAAACCCGCGCGAACTGAACCGCAACCTGTTCGACGCCCAGCAGGCCCGCCGCGTGCTGGACCGTCTGGTGGGCTACAAGCTTTCCCCCCTGCTGTGGAAGAAGGTGAAGCGCGGCATTTCCGCCGGGCGCGTGCAGTCCGTGGCCCTGCGTCTGATAGTGGACCGCGAGACCGAGCGTCGCGCCTTCAACCCGGAAGAATACTGGCTGTTCCGCGCGCGCCTGGCCGGGGCCACCCCGCCTCCCTTCCGGGCCGACCTGCACAAGCTGCACGGCAAGAAGCCCGCCATCGGCAGCGCGGCGGACGCCGCCGCCGTGGAAGCCTCCATGCAGGGCCAGCCCTTCGTGATTACCGGCATCGACGAAAAGGAACGCCAGCGCCAGCCGCAGCCCCCGTTCATCACCTCCACGCTGCAACAGTCGGCCAGCCAGCGGCTGGGGTATTCGGCCAAGCGCACCATGAACATCGCCCAGCGCCTGTACGAAGGCGTGGAACTGGGCGAGGCGGGCACCGTGGCCCTGATCACCTACATGCGTACCGACTCCGTGCGCATTGCGGACGAGGCCCGCGACGCCGCGCGCGAGTTCATCGCCGCCACCTGGGGGGGCGACCACCTGCCCGCCAAGGCCCGCCAGTTCAAGACCAAGGGCGGCGCGCAGGACGCGCACGAAGCCATCCGGCCCGTTGACGTGAGCGTTACGCCGGATTCGGTGCGCCACCTGCTGCCGCCGGACCAGTTCCAGCTGTACCGGCTGGTGTGGCAGCGCTTCGTCGCCTCGCAGATGGCGGCGGCGCGCTTTCACGACACCACGGTGACCATTGCCTGCGGCCCCGTCGAATGGCGCGCCAAGGGCGAACGGCTGCTGTTCCCCGGCTTTCTGGCCGCGTCGCCCCAAAAGGAGGCGCAGGACGGCGAGGAAGTGGCCGAAGGCGACCTGCCCAAGCTTTCCGTGGGCGAGGAACTGACCGCCCTTTCCGTGGAAAAGGAACAGAAGTTCACCCAGCCCCCGGCCCGCTACACCGAAGCTTCCTTGGTGCGCGAACTGGAAGAGCGCGGCATAGGCCGCCCGTCCACCTACGCGGCCATCATTTCCACCCTGCTCGACCGCGACTACGCCCGGCTGGAGGAAAAGCACTTCGCCCCCACCGACCTTGGCGCGGTGGTGTGCGACCTGCTGGCCGGACACTTCACCACCCTGATGGACGTGGACTTCACCGCGCAGATGGAAGGTTCGCTGGACAAGGTGGCCGAAGGCGAGCTGGACTGGGTGAAGCTGCTGGAAGACTTCACCGGCGGGTTCAACCCGGTGCTGGAACGCGCCGCCCAGGCCATGGACACCGTGAAGGGCGGCCTGCCCAGCGGCATAGACTGCGAACTGTGCGGCAAGCCCATGGTCATCAAGTTCGGCAAGGCGGGCACCTTCCTGGCCTGCTCCGGCTACCCGGCCTGCCGCAACACCAAGAACTTCACCCGCGACGAAAAGGGCAACATCCAGGTCGAGCAGAAACTGCGCGAGGAACCGGAAAAGGTGGGCACCTGTCCGCAATGCGGCGGTGACCTGGTGCTGAAGAAGGCCCGCACCGGCAGCCGGTTCATCGCCTGCACCAAATACCCGGACTGCACCTATACCGCGCCCTTCTCCACCGGCATCCCCTGCCCCCGCGAAGGCTGCGAGGGCGTGCTGGTGGAAAAGAGCTCCAAGCGCGGCAAGATATTCTATTCGTGCAGCGCCTACCCCAAGTGCGACTATGCCCTGTGGGACTGGCCCGTGCCCGGCCCCTGCCCGGACTGCAATTCGCCCCTGCTGGTGATCAAGAACACCCGCGCCCGGGGCCGCCACATCGCCTGCCCGGAAAAGACCTGCAAGTACTCCCGCGACCTGGACGAGGACGGCGGCGGCGAGGAATAG